In the Chromatiaceae bacterium genome, one interval contains:
- a CDS encoding response regulator, with product MRVLMIDDHALFRMGLSELLERRGIEVVAAVGDCEQGIKWVEEKTPDVVLLDMRMPTMSGLEVLQELRRRQVSMPVVILTTSREEADVVSALQSGARGYLLKDMEPDDLIKAMNDIVAGQTVVAPELTIVLAKAVQGEAADEPNQRSLAELTPRELEILCHLAEGQSNKVIARNLGISDGTVKLHVKAILRKLDVHSRVEAAVIAVEQNICGRGGESS from the coding sequence ATGCGCGTCTTGATGATCGACGATCACGCGCTTTTTCGCATGGGGCTGAGCGAGTTGCTCGAACGACGCGGGATCGAGGTGGTCGCTGCGGTCGGCGATTGTGAACAGGGCATCAAATGGGTCGAGGAGAAGACACCGGATGTGGTGCTGCTGGACATGCGCATGCCCACGATGTCCGGCCTCGAGGTGCTGCAGGAACTGCGCCGCCGTCAGGTTTCGATGCCGGTGGTGATCCTGACCACCAGTCGCGAGGAGGCGGACGTGGTCAGCGCCCTGCAGAGCGGAGCGCGCGGGTACCTGCTGAAGGACATGGAACCCGATGATCTGATAAAGGCGATGAACGACATCGTCGCCGGACAGACGGTGGTGGCTCCCGAACTGACGATCGTGCTCGCCAAGGCGGTGCAGGGCGAGGCTGCGGACGAACCGAATCAGCGCTCACTGGCCGAGCTGACACCGCGTGAACTCGAGATCCTGTGCCACCTCGCCGAAGGGCAGAGCAACAAGGTCATCGCGCGCAATCTCGGCATCTCGGACGGCACCGTGAAACTGCACGTCAAGGCAATACTGCGCAAGCTCGACGTGCATTCGCGTGTCGAGGCGGCCGTGATTGCCGTGGAACAAAACATCTGTGGTCGTGGCGGTGAATCCAGCTGA
- a CDS encoding GAF domain-containing protein: MNTNAEPAADVTEPPRGASIGGRIQRIFSGARLLAPLVVLGSALGLALLATVALSAGIGDTRLSLGALAIAVVVACLAFLVGLHRLRGDLIEPLARLEEAVSRVCAGEPGASLSLDGSGVLGTMVSDIDSLNEELSELYEDMDNRVSRHTTRLAQKTASLKILYEVAASINQAHDLEDLLLRYLRVLKEMVNGVAATVRLEQGDGSMRVIGSIGVNNEVLREREMLPLTLCVCGKALSAGDVLCDNPARHCVRQLKRAMFGAAEIELLSVPLDYHGELLGMYNVFVHRPGISGREDILELLQTVGSHLGMAVAKQRSDQEARRLSIMEERTTLAHELHDSLAQTLASLRFQVRLLEDLLHQDGGSQAASKDAQRIRAGLDEAHTELRELLNSFRAPIDQRGLISALEKQVDRFGRETGIHVLFQNECREPNLSSAEEMQVLRIAQECLANIRKHAQAHTVRVLFSCRSGGPYSLLVEDDGVGFEDAAKRGRPGEHIGLSIMEERARRLGGNLRIESEVGEGTRVELFYQPKPNRQPAEQRWIS, from the coding sequence ATGAATACCAACGCAGAGCCCGCGGCAGACGTGACCGAACCCCCGCGCGGCGCGAGCATAGGCGGGCGTATCCAGCGGATATTCAGTGGTGCCCGCCTACTGGCTCCACTGGTCGTACTGGGCAGCGCCCTGGGGCTCGCGTTGCTGGCGACGGTGGCCCTGTCGGCCGGGATCGGCGACACGCGCCTGTCGCTCGGCGCACTGGCGATCGCGGTGGTCGTCGCATGCCTCGCATTCCTGGTCGGGTTGCACCGCCTGCGCGGCGACTTGATCGAACCGCTCGCACGCCTCGAGGAAGCCGTGTCGCGCGTGTGCGCCGGAGAACCCGGGGCCAGTCTGTCGCTCGACGGCAGCGGCGTCCTGGGGACCATGGTCAGCGACATCGACAGTCTCAACGAAGAACTCAGTGAGCTTTACGAGGACATGGACAACCGTGTCTCGCGGCACACCACGCGTCTGGCGCAAAAGACGGCGTCCTTGAAGATCCTCTACGAGGTCGCCGCGAGCATCAACCAGGCGCATGATCTGGAGGACCTGCTGCTGCGCTACCTGCGGGTTCTGAAAGAGATGGTCAACGGTGTGGCCGCCACCGTGCGCCTGGAACAGGGCGATGGCAGCATGCGCGTGATCGGATCGATCGGCGTCAACAACGAAGTGTTGCGCGAGCGCGAGATGTTGCCACTGACCCTGTGCGTATGCGGCAAGGCGCTCTCCGCCGGTGACGTGCTATGCGACAATCCGGCGCGGCACTGCGTGCGGCAGCTCAAACGCGCGATGTTCGGTGCCGCCGAGATCGAGCTGCTGTCGGTGCCGCTCGACTACCACGGTGAGCTGCTCGGCATGTACAACGTCTTCGTACACCGGCCGGGTATCTCCGGTCGCGAGGACATACTCGAGCTGCTGCAGACGGTCGGTAGCCACCTCGGCATGGCGGTCGCGAAACAGCGCTCCGACCAGGAGGCACGCCGCCTGTCGATCATGGAGGAGCGTACGACGCTCGCCCACGAGCTGCACGATTCCCTGGCGCAGACCCTGGCCAGCCTGCGGTTTCAGGTGCGTCTGCTCGAGGACCTGTTGCACCAGGACGGCGGCAGCCAGGCAGCGTCCAAGGATGCGCAACGCATCCGTGCGGGACTGGACGAGGCGCATACCGAACTGCGGGAGCTGTTGAACAGCTTCCGTGCACCGATCGATCAACGCGGTCTGATCTCGGCACTGGAAAAGCAGGTCGATCGTTTCGGCAGGGAGACCGGAATCCACGTGCTGTTCCAGAACGAATGTCGCGAACCCAACCTGTCGTCTGCCGAGGAGATGCAGGTTCTGCGCATCGCCCAGGAATGTCTGGCGAATATCCGCAAGCATGCCCAGGCCCATACGGTGCGGGTGTTGTTCAGCTGTCGCAGTGGCGGGCCCTACAGCCTGTTGGTCGAAGATGATGGCGTCGGATTCGAAGACGCGGCGAAACGCGGCCGCCCGGGCGAGCACATCGGCCTGTCGATCATGGAGGAGCGGGCGCGTCGCCTGGGTGGTAATCTGCGCATCGAAAGCGAGGTGGGAGAGGGAACCCGCGTGGAACTGTTCTATCAGCCCAAGCCCAACCGGCAGCCGGCCGAGCAACGTTGGATAAGCTGA
- a CDS encoding ABC transporter ATP-binding protein/permease: MMNMGGSAPQVHKDRRDWHNLKGMLPFLWEFRGRALFALGCLILSKVANVGVPVVLKHIVEHFEHAKDDPAVLAAVLPVSLLVAYGALKLSASLFNELRDVVFAKVRYRAMRRLSTRVLEHLHRLSLRFHLDRKTGAVSRDLERGTRSVSQILNYMAFSVLPILVEFTLVAFILLRDYAPAFALAMFGSVVVYVLVTFAITEWRMDFRHFMNRLDSQANTQAFDSLINYETVKYFGNERMELARYDGTLADWEGWAVKSQTSMSILNFGQGAVIALGVTLVMYLAMRGVVAGEISIGDLVLLNAFLLQLFIPLGFLGIVYRQIKYSLADMDLIFKLLERAPEITDAPSARDLVVSGGSIRFDGVDFGYQPERRILHGLDLEVPAGKKVAVVGHSGAGKSTLARLIYRFYDVNAGAVTIDGQDVREVTQDSLRAAIGIVPQDTVLFNESIYYNIAYGRPGASREEVRHAAKMAHILDFIEGLPDGWDSVVGERGLKLSGGEKQRVAIARAILKQPQILIFDEATSSLDTRTEQAIQETLAEVAARHTTLVIAHRLSTVVDADQILVMSGGHVIERGSHAQLLAAHGVYREMWELQRREREEAVLNPATEAS; the protein is encoded by the coding sequence ATGATGAATATGGGGGGCAGTGCGCCTCAAGTCCACAAGGATCGCCGGGATTGGCACAACCTCAAGGGGATGCTGCCGTTTCTGTGGGAGTTTCGCGGCCGCGCACTGTTCGCCCTGGGCTGCCTGATACTGTCGAAGGTGGCCAATGTCGGGGTGCCGGTCGTGCTCAAGCACATCGTCGAGCATTTCGAACACGCCAAGGACGACCCTGCGGTACTCGCCGCGGTGCTGCCGGTGTCCCTGCTGGTCGCCTACGGCGCCCTGAAGCTCAGTGCGTCGCTGTTCAACGAACTGCGCGACGTGGTGTTTGCGAAAGTGCGTTACCGGGCGATGCGCCGCCTCTCGACCCGGGTGCTGGAACACCTGCACCGGCTGTCGCTGCGCTTCCATCTCGATCGCAAGACCGGCGCAGTCAGCCGAGACCTCGAGCGCGGCACCCGATCGGTCAGCCAGATCCTGAACTATATGGCGTTCAGCGTACTTCCCATCCTCGTCGAGTTCACTCTGGTGGCGTTCATACTGTTGCGTGACTATGCGCCGGCCTTTGCGCTGGCGATGTTCGGCTCGGTCGTGGTGTACGTGCTCGTGACCTTTGCGATCACCGAGTGGCGCATGGATTTCAGGCATTTCATGAACCGGCTGGATTCGCAGGCCAACACCCAGGCGTTCGACAGCCTGATCAACTACGAGACCGTCAAGTACTTCGGCAACGAGCGCATGGAACTGGCCCGCTATGACGGCACCCTCGCGGATTGGGAGGGCTGGGCGGTCAAGAGCCAGACCTCGATGTCGATCCTCAACTTCGGCCAGGGAGCGGTGATCGCGCTCGGGGTGACCCTGGTGATGTATCTGGCAATGCGCGGCGTGGTCGCCGGTGAGATCAGCATCGGTGACCTGGTGCTGTTGAATGCGTTCCTGCTGCAGCTGTTCATTCCGCTCGGCTTCCTGGGCATCGTGTATCGGCAGATCAAGTATTCGCTGGCGGACATGGATCTGATCTTCAAACTGCTGGAGCGCGCACCCGAGATCACCGACGCGCCGAGCGCACGGGACCTGGTCGTCAGCGGTGGCAGTATCCGATTCGACGGGGTCGATTTCGGCTACCAGCCGGAACGGCGGATCCTGCACGGCCTCGATCTGGAGGTGCCTGCGGGCAAAAAAGTGGCGGTTGTCGGACACAGCGGAGCGGGCAAATCGACCCTGGCCCGTTTGATCTACCGCTTCTATGACGTCAACGCCGGTGCAGTAACGATCGACGGACAGGATGTGCGCGAGGTGACCCAGGACAGCCTGCGCGCGGCGATTGGGATAGTCCCGCAGGATACCGTGCTGTTCAATGAGAGCATCTATTACAACATCGCCTACGGAAGACCGGGTGCGAGCCGAGAGGAGGTGCGCCATGCCGCCAAGATGGCGCATATCCTCGATTTCATCGAGGGGTTGCCGGACGGCTGGGACAGCGTGGTCGGCGAACGGGGCTTGAAGCTGTCCGGCGGCGAAAAGCAGCGCGTCGCGATAGCGCGCGCGATACTCAAGCAGCCGCAGATCCTGATCTTCGACGAGGCGACCTCATCGCTCGATACACGCACCGAGCAGGCGATCCAGGAGACCCTGGCCGAGGTGGCGGCGCGGCACACCACGCTGGTGATCGCGCACCGTCTCTCCACCGTGGTCGACGCGGACCAGATCCTGGTGATGTCGGGCGGGCATGTGATCGAACGTGGCAGCCATGCCCAGCTGCTGGCCGCACACGGGGTCTACCGGGAGATGTGGGAACTGCAGCGCCGTGAGCGGGAAGAGGCCGTGTTGAACCCTGCCACGGAGGCGTCGTGA
- a CDS encoding S24 family peptidase, protein MQKPPINDPLSSCSSSEPFALQVIGDSMEPEFPDACIVVIEPTDWCQHGMFIMALVEGVRWFRQYLKDAGGERLVALNDLYPPIDLTGLDWKVEGIIMQRTLRRHQTPSGRREVKHYKYA, encoded by the coding sequence ATGCAAAAGCCTCCAATCAACGACCCTTTGAGCAGCTGCAGCAGCTCCGAACCCTTCGCGCTGCAGGTGATCGGCGACAGCATGGAACCGGAGTTTCCGGACGCCTGCATCGTCGTGATCGAACCCACCGACTGGTGTCAGCACGGCATGTTCATCATGGCGCTGGTCGAGGGCGTACGCTGGTTCCGCCAGTACCTGAAGGATGCCGGGGGCGAACGCCTGGTGGCCCTCAACGACCTCTACCCGCCGATCGACCTGACCGGCCTGGATTGGAAGGTCGAAGGCATCATCATGCAGCGCACGCTGCGCCGCCACCAGACACCGTCCGGCCGACGCGAGGTCAAACACTATAAATACGCCTGA
- a CDS encoding cobalamin biosynthesis protein CbiX: protein MSQADILLVDNGSKRAAATLRLRAIANALSTACGEPVHAVSLQHADKIPPADLEGRPAQLLAGVLRDRLVAGRRDFILLPLLFGKSRALTAYVPQLVAELTGEFGAFDLRVADELVPLPEGEPLLVEILEQHIAEAGARLGDDPTHVVLVDHGSPSPDVTAVRNITASQLCTRLPRGVRLAEAVMERRPGAEYDFNGPLLGHLLRDIATAEPEAAVVVAMMFLGPGRHAGPGGDVAEICADAQSEHPGLRIVISPLIGEHPRLIDLLCRRLEAAH, encoded by the coding sequence ATGTCCCAAGCTGATATCCTGCTGGTCGACAACGGTTCGAAGCGTGCGGCGGCGACACTCCGCCTGCGTGCGATCGCGAACGCTTTGAGTACGGCCTGTGGTGAGCCCGTCCACGCGGTGTCCTTGCAGCACGCGGACAAGATTCCCCCTGCGGACCTGGAAGGGCGGCCGGCGCAGCTGTTGGCTGGCGTGCTGCGCGATCGGCTGGTTGCTGGGCGCCGCGACTTCATCCTGCTCCCGCTGTTGTTCGGCAAGAGCCGTGCACTCACCGCTTACGTACCCCAGCTGGTCGCAGAACTGACCGGGGAATTCGGTGCCTTCGACCTGCGTGTCGCGGACGAACTGGTGCCGTTGCCCGAGGGTGAACCGCTGTTGGTCGAGATACTCGAACAACATATCGCGGAGGCCGGTGCCCGGCTGGGTGACGACCCGACCCACGTCGTGCTCGTCGACCATGGTTCTCCGTCGCCCGACGTCACCGCGGTTCGTAACATAACCGCGTCGCAGTTGTGCACGCGTCTCCCGCGCGGGGTGCGGCTGGCCGAGGCGGTCATGGAACGCCGTCCGGGTGCGGAGTACGATTTCAACGGGCCGCTGTTGGGCCATCTGCTCAGGGACATCGCCACCGCCGAACCCGAAGCGGCGGTGGTCGTTGCGATGATGTTCCTGGGCCCGGGACGCCACGCCGGTCCCGGTGGTGACGTCGCCGAGATCTGTGCCGACGCGCAGTCGGAACATCCCGGACTGCGCATCGTGATCTCGCCGTTGATCGGCGAGCATCCGAGGTTGATCGATCTACTTTGCCGTCGGCTGGAAGCGGCGCACTAG
- a CDS encoding DUF4202 domain-containing protein, whose product MTQQETYTRAVALIDAANAQDPNSESAEGRDWPKELLYSMRMSEMLERYAPDADDAQKLAIRAQHIQRWKSPRSDFPEGRQGYLQWRTGLYKFHAETAATLLAEAGYDEQTIERVRQAVGKRALKVNRDTQLLEDVTDLVFIEHYMLAFAQKHPEYDEAKWLDIVRKTWKKMSEAAQQFALSGKIRLPEPLIPLIQKAVSGA is encoded by the coding sequence ATGACACAGCAAGAGACGTACACCCGCGCGGTCGCGCTGATCGATGCCGCGAATGCCCAGGATCCGAATTCGGAGTCGGCCGAGGGACGCGACTGGCCAAAGGAGCTGTTGTACTCGATGCGCATGTCCGAAATGCTCGAGCGCTATGCACCGGATGCCGACGACGCACAGAAGCTGGCGATCCGCGCGCAGCATATCCAGCGCTGGAAATCTCCCCGCAGCGACTTCCCGGAAGGTCGCCAGGGCTACCTGCAGTGGCGCACCGGCCTCTACAAATTTCACGCCGAGACCGCGGCCACGTTGCTCGCCGAGGCCGGTTACGACGAGCAGACGATCGAGCGGGTGCGCCAGGCCGTCGGCAAACGCGCACTGAAGGTCAACCGGGACACGCAGCTGCTGGAAGATGTCACGGACCTGGTGTTCATCGAGCACTACATGCTCGCGTTCGCCCAGAAACACCCGGAGTACGACGAGGCCAAGTGGCTCGACATCGTACGCAAGACCTGGAAGAAGATGTCGGAAGCTGCACAGCAGTTCGCGTTGTCGGGCAAGATCCGCCTACCCGAACCCCTGATACCGCTGATCCAGAAGGCGGTCTCAGGCGCCTGA
- a CDS encoding prenyltransferase gives MPEMSAERAAPPVVSWRLALNPPIYLVSVLPGLGVPLLAQWSVPDPLGVALATVAVVLLQHAINLFNDAADWRLGADVEKHDSWVRVHRGRPSVASWHGAASLLAGGLLGLAVLWLREQWWLLWVALPLVGLGYLYNAGPRPLSYTHLGEWVTGICYGPGVFGCLWLVGGLGVGTEMVAGMLAFAALAVALLLSHQPPQIDTDRSAGKLSFAVRFGAARTVRVARWLFIVFLGALAASLLSSRTDAIGIAIALLAMVLAWRSHSGPINPKRVLGAASGFVVIALLLVIAAPLASLG, from the coding sequence ATGCCTGAGATGTCGGCCGAGCGGGCGGCGCCGCCGGTCGTCTCGTGGCGCCTGGCATTGAACCCACCGATCTACCTCGTCTCGGTACTGCCGGGTCTGGGTGTGCCGCTGCTCGCGCAATGGTCGGTGCCGGATCCCCTCGGTGTCGCGCTTGCCACGGTCGCCGTGGTCCTGCTGCAGCACGCCATCAACCTGTTCAACGATGCCGCCGACTGGCGGCTTGGTGCCGATGTCGAAAAACACGACTCCTGGGTTCGCGTGCATCGGGGGCGTCCGAGTGTCGCATCGTGGCACGGTGCGGCGAGCCTGCTCGCGGGTGGCCTGCTCGGCCTGGCGGTGTTGTGGTTGCGCGAGCAGTGGTGGCTGTTGTGGGTGGCGTTGCCGCTGGTGGGGCTAGGCTACCTGTACAACGCCGGTCCACGGCCGTTGTCGTACACCCATCTCGGCGAGTGGGTGACCGGTATCTGCTACGGTCCGGGTGTGTTCGGCTGCCTGTGGCTGGTGGGTGGACTGGGGGTCGGAACGGAGATGGTCGCGGGCATGCTCGCATTCGCGGCGCTCGCGGTGGCCCTGCTGCTGTCGCACCAACCGCCGCAGATCGATACCGACCGGTCCGCTGGCAAGTTGTCGTTCGCGGTCCGTTTCGGCGCGGCGCGTACCGTACGGGTTGCGCGCTGGCTGTTCATTGTGTTTCTCGGCGCATTGGCCGCGTCCCTGCTGTCTTCGCGCACCGACGCCATCGGCATCGCCATCGCATTGCTCGCGATGGTCCTGGCATGGCGGTCACACAGCGGCCCGATCAATCCGAAACGCGTGTTGGGTGCAGCCAGCGGCTTTGTCGTAATCGCACTGCTGCTGGTGATCGCAGCACCTTTGGCCAGCCTCGGCTGA
- the pepN gene encoding aminopeptidase N: MKEASPRTIKLSEYQPPSYLVDTADLTFDLREQGTRVVARLALRRNPLGPGGPLRLDGEGLEPVWVRLDGSELSTQRYRIDGESLTLFDPPEACVLETEVRIAPERNTALEGLYRSGGIFCTQCEPEGFRKITWFIDRPDVMARYTVRIEADKTAFPVLLSNGNPREAGELPDGRHYAEWDDPFPKPSYLFALVAGDLRFVEGRHETPSGHAVRLRVYVEPENIDRCEHALRSLGNAMRWDEEKYGREYDLDVYNIVAVNDFNMGAMENKGLNIFNSKFVLARPDTATDQDFLGIEGVIAHEYFHNWTGNRITCRDWFQLSLKEGFTVYRDQEFSADMGARGVKRIEDVRLLRAHQFAEDAGPMAHPIRPAAYIEINNFYTVTVYEKGAEVVRMQANLLGPADFRKATDLYFERHDGQAVTTEDFVRCMADASGRDLAQIQHWYDYAGTPQLRVQTAYDAQAATYTLDIEQSVPDTPGQHDKPPFLVPVVTALVGADGHDLAVHLGDPQQTSTEHTLQLTEGRQRFVFHGVNELPVPSLLRGFSAPVKLDYDYSDEQLMFLMAHDGDGFNRWDAAQTLIRRVILRMVQDYREGTEMDVADGLVAAIHAALSSQDAEPALIAEVLSLPSIGYLGDFMPVVDIDALHLARETLRVAVGTRLGSELLALYRRLEDNEPYRPVPEQIGRRSLKNRALGYLVAAGGTAGGDLCEAQYRRQHNMTDVMAAMGLLADSGHPARDGVLADFEARWRNDPLVMDKWFAVQAMADRPDVLTEVNHLMQHPAFSMRNPNKVRALIGSFTGANPVRFHAADGSGYEFLGEQVLALDSANPQIAARLLRAMARWQRYDEARQARMRAVLERIVAARVSKDVYEIATKSLGRE; encoded by the coding sequence ATGAAAGAGGCCTCGCCGCGCACCATCAAACTGTCCGAGTATCAGCCGCCGTCCTACCTGGTCGATACCGCGGATCTCACGTTCGACCTGCGTGAACAGGGTACCCGGGTGGTTGCCCGCCTGGCATTGCGGCGTAATCCACTGGGACCGGGGGGGCCGCTGCGCCTGGACGGCGAGGGCCTCGAACCGGTCTGGGTGCGCCTTGACGGCAGCGAGCTGTCGACCCAGCGTTATCGGATCGATGGCGAGTCCCTGACACTGTTCGATCCGCCAGAGGCCTGCGTGCTGGAAACCGAGGTGCGCATCGCGCCCGAGCGCAATACCGCGCTCGAGGGACTGTATCGGTCCGGCGGAATCTTCTGCACCCAATGCGAGCCGGAAGGTTTTCGCAAGATCACGTGGTTCATCGACCGGCCCGACGTAATGGCGCGCTACACGGTGCGCATCGAGGCGGACAAGACTGCATTCCCGGTGCTGTTGTCGAACGGCAATCCGCGCGAGGCGGGCGAGCTGCCGGACGGCCGGCACTATGCGGAATGGGACGATCCGTTTCCGAAACCCAGCTATCTGTTCGCCCTGGTCGCCGGCGACCTGCGTTTTGTCGAGGGCCGTCACGAGACACCTTCGGGACACGCAGTGCGGCTGCGCGTATATGTCGAACCGGAAAACATCGATCGTTGCGAGCACGCGCTGCGCTCGCTGGGCAATGCGATGCGTTGGGACGAGGAGAAGTACGGGCGCGAATACGATCTCGACGTGTACAACATCGTTGCGGTCAACGATTTCAACATGGGGGCCATGGAGAACAAGGGGCTCAACATCTTCAATTCGAAGTTCGTGCTTGCACGCCCGGACACGGCGACCGACCAGGACTTTCTCGGCATCGAAGGCGTGATAGCGCACGAGTACTTCCACAACTGGACCGGCAACCGCATCACCTGCCGCGATTGGTTCCAGTTGTCGTTGAAAGAGGGCTTCACCGTATATCGCGACCAGGAGTTCTCGGCCGATATGGGTGCGCGCGGCGTCAAGCGCATCGAAGACGTACGGCTGTTGCGTGCGCATCAGTTCGCCGAAGACGCCGGGCCGATGGCGCATCCGATACGGCCGGCTGCGTATATCGAGATCAACAACTTCTACACCGTGACGGTGTACGAAAAAGGCGCCGAGGTCGTGCGCATGCAGGCCAATCTGCTGGGGCCCGCCGATTTCCGCAAGGCCACCGATCTGTATTTCGAGCGGCACGACGGTCAGGCGGTAACGACCGAGGATTTCGTGCGTTGCATGGCGGATGCCTCGGGTCGCGACCTCGCGCAGATCCAGCATTGGTACGACTATGCCGGAACGCCTCAGCTGCGTGTGCAGACGGCCTACGATGCGCAGGCCGCTACCTACACGCTGGACATTGAACAATCGGTTCCGGATACGCCGGGCCAGCACGACAAGCCACCGTTTCTGGTGCCGGTCGTGACCGCGCTGGTCGGTGCCGACGGACACGACCTCGCCGTTCATCTCGGCGACCCGCAGCAGACTTCGACGGAACACACGCTGCAACTCACCGAGGGACGCCAGCGTTTCGTGTTTCACGGGGTAAACGAACTGCCCGTGCCGTCGCTGCTGCGTGGTTTCAGCGCGCCGGTCAAGCTCGACTATGACTACAGCGACGAGCAGCTGATGTTCCTGATGGCGCATGACGGCGACGGCTTCAATCGCTGGGATGCGGCTCAGACCCTGATCCGGCGGGTGATACTGCGCATGGTCCAGGACTACCGTGAAGGCACCGAAATGGATGTCGCGGACGGCTTGGTCGCCGCGATCCACGCTGCGTTGTCCAGTCAGGATGCCGAGCCCGCGCTGATCGCGGAGGTCCTGAGCCTGCCCTCGATCGGCTATCTCGGTGACTTCATGCCGGTGGTGGACATCGATGCGCTGCACCTGGCGCGCGAAACCCTGCGTGTCGCGGTCGGAACACGCCTGGGTAGCGAACTGCTCGCACTCTACCGGCGTCTCGAGGACAACGAGCCGTATCGGCCGGTGCCCGAGCAGATCGGTCGGCGTAGCCTGAAGAACCGTGCACTCGGCTATCTGGTTGCGGCCGGCGGCACCGCCGGTGGTGATCTGTGTGAAGCGCAGTACCGGCGACAGCACAACATGACCGACGTGATGGCGGCGATGGGTTTGCTCGCCGACAGCGGCCATCCCGCGCGCGACGGGGTCCTCGCGGATTTCGAGGCGCGCTGGCGCAACGACCCGCTGGTGATGGACAAGTGGTTCGCGGTACAGGCGATGGCCGACCGTCCGGATGTGCTCACCGAGGTAAACCACTTGATGCAACATCCGGCTTTTTCGATGCGCAATCCGAACAAGGTGCGCGCGCTGATCGGGAGTTTCACCGGCGCCAACCCGGTTCGCTTCCATGCCGCCGACGGCAGCGGTTATGAATTCCTCGGCGAGCAGGTCCTGGCCCTGGATTCTGCCAACCCGCAGATCGCTGCGCGCCTGCTGCGTGCCATGGCGCGTTGGCAACGCTACGACGAGGCCCGCCAGGCCCGCATGCGCGCGGTGCTGGAACGCATCGTCGCGGCCAGGGTGTCCAAGGATGTCTACGAGATTGCGACCAAGAGCCTGGGTCGGGAATGA
- the grxC gene encoding glutaredoxin 3 — protein MPEIIMYTTGMCPYCVRAKMLLQRKGMNWEEKRIDLDHSLMGEMMQRSKRRTVPQIFIDDYHVGGYDDMAEMDAMGRLDPMLGLAPAGLPGDAAHTLDASEDAPT, from the coding sequence ATGCCGGAGATCATCATGTACACGACCGGGATGTGCCCTTACTGTGTGCGGGCCAAGATGTTGTTGCAGCGCAAGGGCATGAACTGGGAAGAGAAGCGCATCGATCTCGACCACAGCCTCATGGGGGAAATGATGCAGCGCAGCAAACGCCGCACCGTGCCTCAGATCTTCATCGACGACTACCACGTTGGCGGCTACGACGACATGGCGGAGATGGACGCGATGGGCCGGCTAGACCCGATGCTCGGCCTGGCGCCGGCAGGCCTGCCCGGTGATGCCGCACATACCCTGGACGCGTCCGAGGACGCACCTACCTGA
- a CDS encoding RNA-binding S4 domain-containing protein, with protein sequence MRLDKWLWAARFYKTRSLAAEAVDGGKVHLNGQRSKPGKEVRIGSRLTISKDGLEWQIEVAVLPTQRRPAAEARDFYIETDQSRRNRELASEALRAARLATPLQTATKPSKRDRRLIHRFKQDRQ encoded by the coding sequence ATGCGCCTCGACAAATGGCTCTGGGCGGCCCGGTTCTACAAGACGCGTTCGCTGGCCGCGGAGGCCGTGGATGGCGGCAAGGTGCATCTCAACGGGCAGCGCAGCAAGCCCGGCAAGGAGGTGCGGATCGGCAGTCGGTTGACGATCAGCAAGGACGGCCTGGAATGGCAGATCGAAGTCGCCGTCCTCCCCACGCAGCGCCGCCCCGCCGCCGAGGCACGCGATTTCTACATCGAGACCGACCAAAGCCGGCGCAATCGCGAACTGGCCAGCGAGGCACTGAGGGCGGCCCGCCTCGCCACGCCTCTGCAGACCGCGACCAAACCCAGCAAACGGGACCGCCGGTTGATCCACCGCTTCAAACAGGATCGCCAGTGA
- a CDS encoding nitrate reductase cytochrome c-type subunit: MKRSVYLVFLFSVFLAGLAGQATAEIASLRGAAAIPGGEPPPPEMERFINDKENIDRTFKQQPPLIPHRNDDYTINLKENKCLDCHMKQPGKDKAKSVEMGESHFVDRDGKKLDHPAGSRHFCTQCHVPQIDAQPLVGNTFTSLSK; the protein is encoded by the coding sequence ATGAAGCGGTCTGTCTATCTTGTTTTCCTGTTCTCGGTCTTTCTGGCCGGACTCGCCGGTCAGGCGACGGCTGAAATCGCTTCACTGCGTGGTGCTGCGGCCATACCCGGAGGAGAACCACCGCCACCGGAGATGGAGCGGTTCATCAACGACAAAGAGAACATCGACCGGACCTTCAAGCAGCAGCCGCCGCTGATCCCGCACAGGAACGACGACTACACGATCAACCTGAAGGAAAACAAGTGCCTCGACTGCCACATGAAGCAGCCCGGCAAGGACAAGGCCAAGTCGGTTGAGATGGGCGAGTCGCATTTCGTCGATCGCGACGGCAAGAAACTCGACCATCCGGCCGGAAGTCGCCACTTCTGCACCCAGTGCCACGTGCCGCAGATCGATGCACAGCCGCTGGTCGGCAATACCTTCACGTCGCTGTCGAAATAG